TTCGAGCACGAGGAAGAAGCCGAGGCGCAACAGCAGGAACCCGCCGCCCCCGCGGAAACCCCGCACGGCGCCGCACCGCCGGACGTGGCACAGTCCGAGCCTCCGGAGGAATTCCTCCCCAGCCAGCAGGTTGCAAATGCGCAACCAGCAAGCCAGAAGACCGATGACCACCACGCTGATCTGCGACTGCAACCAGACGATGCCGCTCGAGCCGAAGACGCTCGGCGCGGCGCTGGCTGAGTCGCTGCCCCTTCACTCCACCCTGTGCCGCCGCGAGGCACCGGCTTTCCAGCGCGCCATCCGCTCGGGCGACGACGTGGTGGTGGCCTGCACGCAGGAGCGCCGGCTGTTCACCGAGCTGGCCGAACAGACCGAAGGCGCGACCTCGCCGATCCGCTTCGTGAACATCCGCGAAACCGGCGGCTGGAGCCGCGACGCCAAGAGCGCCAGCCCCAAGATCGCCGCGCTGCTGGCCGTGGCCCATCTGCCCGAGCCTGATCCGGTCTCGACGGTGAGCTACGCGAGCCAGGGCCGGCTGCTGATCGTCGGCCCGCTCGACCAGGCCGAGAAGGCCGCGGCGCTGGTGGCCGATTCGCTGCAGGTCTCGATTTTTTCCACCGGCCCGGGCGCCACCGGCGGCGCGCAGGAACGGCGCTGGCCCGTGATGGCGGGACGCATCGCATCGCTCACGGGATGGCTCGGCGCCTTCTCGCTGCGGTGGACGCGCGACAACCCCATCGACCTCGACCTGTGCACGCGCTGCAACGCCTGCCTCGGCGCCTGCCCCGAGCAGGCGATCGGGCTCGACTACCAGATCGACCTGGCCAAGTGCACTTCGCACCGCGACTGCGAAAAGGCCTGCAGCGTGGCCGGCGCCATCCACTTTGGCCGGGCGCCCGAAACGCTCGATGCCGGGTTCGACCTGGTGCTCGACCTCGGCGCGAACGCGCTGATCGACTGGCATGCGCCGCCGCAAGGCTATTTCCACCTGGCGGGCGGGCTCGCGCATGCCGAAGGTCTTTCGACCCTGCTGCGCCTGCGCGAGCTGGTGGGCGAGTTCGAGAAGCCGAAATTCTTCGACTACAAGCAGAAGCTCTGCGCCCACAGCCGCAACGAGGTGGTGGGCTGCAACGCCTGCGTCGAGGTCTGCTCGGCGCATGCCATCTCGAGCGACAAGGAGCGCCAGCGCATCGTCGTCAATCCGCAGCTCTGCGTGGGCTGCGGCGCCTGCACCACCGTGTGCCCGACCGGCGCGCTGGGCTACACCTATCCGCGCACGCCCGACCAGGGCCGCAAGCTGCGCACGCTGCTGGCCACCTATCTTGGCGCCGGCGGCCGCGACGCCACGGTGCTGCTGCACAACGAAGAAGGCGGGCAGGCGCTTGTCGAACAACTCGGCCGCGCGGCCCAGCTGGGGCGCGGCAAGCCCGACGGCCTTGGCGGCGTGCCCGCGCATGTGCTGCCGGTGGCGCTGATGCATGTCGCGAGCACCGGCATCGACCTGTGGCTCAGCGCCGTGGCCTTCGGTGCCTCGCAGGTGGCCGTGCTGTCCACCGGCGAGGAGGCGCCGCAGTACCTCGATGCGCTGAAGGAGCAGATGGCCGTCGCGCAGGCGCTGCTCGCGGGCCTGGGCTACACCGGCACGCATTTCCACCTGATCGAGGCCGGCTCGCCGGCCGCGCTCGATGCGGCCCTGGCCGGCCTGCGCGCCACGCGCCAGCGCGTGCCCGCCACCGCGGCGCGCTTTGCCGTGGGCGCCGAGAAGCGCGGCACGCTCGAGATGACGCTCGACCACCTGATGGCGCAGGCGCCCGCGCTTTCGGCGCCATCGAACGATGCTGTCCCACCCCTTGCAATTCCACTGCCCGCCGGTTCCCCCTTCGGCGCGGTCACGGTGAACAAAGACAGCTGCACGCTGTGCCTGGCCTGCGTCAGCGCCTGCCCCGCCAGCGCCTTGCAAGACAACCAGAACGCGCCGCAGCTGCGCTTCATCGAGAAGAACTGCGTGCAGTGCGGGCTGTGCGAAACCACTTGCCCCGAGAACGCGATCGCGCTCGTGCCGCGGCTCCTGGCCGCGCCCGAGCGCAAGCAGCCCGTGGTGCTCAACGAGGCCAAGCCCTGGGCCTGCATCCGCTGCAGCAAGCCCTTCGGAACGCAGAAGGCCATCGAGGCGATGCTCGGCAAGCTCGCGGGCCACGCCATGTTCCAGGGAGAGGCGCTCGAGCGCCTGAAGATGTGCAGCGACTGCCGGGTGATCGACCTGTACAGCGCGCAGAACGAAATGAAGATCACGCAGCTATGAGCCAGTTTCCGGTGACGACCTCGGCCCTCGACGAGGAAATTGCGCGCGCCGAGGTCTACGGCCTGCTCGCGCGCCTCTGGTACGCGGCGCCCGATGCCGACCTGCTCGGTGCCTTCAGCGTGGCGCCGACCGAGGCGCCCGCGGCCGGTGCGTTCCTCGAGGAGCCCTGGCGGCAGCTGGTTGGCGCGGCGCGCGGCACCGACGCGGCCGCCGTGCATGCCGAGTACGACGCGCTCTTCGGCGGCATGGGCAAGCCCGAGATCTACCTGTTCGGCTCGCACTACCTGAGCGGCTTCCTCAACGACAAGCCGCTCGCGCAGTTGCGCACCGACCTGGCGCGGCTGGGGCTCGCGCGCGGCGAGGCCGTGTCCGAGAGCGAAGACCATGTCGCCTGCCTGTTCGAGGTCATGCGCTACCTTATTGCCGGCGACGACGCGGCCGTGGCCAACCTCGCGCAGCAGCAGGCTTTTTTCGCCACCCACCTGCAGCCGTGGCTGCCGGCGCTCTGCAATGCGGTGGCGCAGCACCCGAAGGCGCATTTCTATGCGTCGCTGGCCGGTTTTACTTGCGCTTTCGCCGAAATCGAGGTCCAAGGCTTCGACATGCTCGGCTGATTGACCTTTTCACAGGGAAAGCTCGATTGTCGGAACCAAGGGTCTAGACTAGTATCCAGATGTACGAAGATCAGCTCACATCTGATTTGCCCCCAGCCACTCCTGGAGATCACATGCAGGACAGCCAAGCGGCCGGCACCAAGCCGGCCTCGCGTCGAGGTTTCTTTCTAGGTGCCGCCAGCGCCGGTGCAGCGGTTGCCGCGGTTTCGGTGCTTCCCAAGGTCGCCCCGGCCCCAGCGGCCGTCGAGGCCGTTGCGCCCGCGGCGAAGCCCGCGCCTGAAAAAGGCGGCGGCTACTCGCTGAGCGAACACGTCAAGCGCTATTACAAGACCGCTTCGGCCTGAAGCGGAAGGTCCAAGATGTTGCTGACCAAGAAAACAGCCCCCGCGAACCATGTCTCGCGGCCAGGGGAGCGCGAGTCGTCCTCCCCCTTCATTCACAGCCTGCGGCGCGGCCTTTCGGGCGCGCTGCCCACCATGGACCGGCGCGCCTTCCTGCGGCGCTCCGGGCTCGGCGTGGGCGTGGGCCTGGCCGCGGGCCAGCTCACGCTGATGCGCAAGGCCGAGGCGGCCGGCGACGCACGGCCCGCCGCGGTGGGCGCCGGCAAGGTCGAGATCAAGCGCACTGTGTGCTCCCACTGCTCGGTCGGCTGCGCCTCCGATGCGGTCGTCGAAAACGGCGTCTGGGTGCGCCAGGAGCCGGTGTTCGATTCGCCGATCAACCTGGGCGCGCATTGCGCCAAGGGCGCCGCGCTGCGCGAGCACGGCCATGGCGAATACCGGCTGCGCTATCCGATGAAGCTGGTCAACGGCAAATACGAGCGCATCAGCTGGGACACCGCGCTCAACGAGATCACCGCCAAGCTCAAGGAACTGCGCCAGGCCAGCGGACCCGATTCGGTCTACTGGATCGGCTCGTCCAAGCACAGCAACGAGCAGTCCTACCTGCTGCGCAAGTTCGTGAGCTTCTGGGGCAGCAACAACTGCGACCACCAGGCGCGCATCTGCCACTCGACCACGGTCGCGGGCGTGGCGAACACATGGGGCTACGGCGCCATGACCAATTCGTACAACGACATGCGCGGCGCCAAGGTGGCGATGTACATCGGCTCCAACGCCGCGGAGGCCCATCCGGTCAGCATGCTGCACATGCTCCACGCCAAGGAGCATGGCTGCAAGATGATCGTAGTCGATCCGCGCTTCACGCGCACCGCGGCCAAGGCCGACGAATACGTGCGCATCCGCTCGGGCTCCGACATCGCCTTTCTCTTCGGCATCCTGCACCACATCTTCAAGAACGGCTGGGAAGACAAGCAGTACATCAACGATCGCGTCTTCGGCATGGACAAGGTGCGCGAAGAAGTGCTGGCCAAGTGGACGCCCGACAAGGTCGAGGAGGCCTGCGGCGTGAAAGAGGCGCAGGTGCTCAAGGTGGCGACCTGGCTCAACGAGAACCGCCCCGGCACCGTCGTGTGGTGCATGGGCCAGACGCAGCACACCATCGGCAACGCGATCGTGCGGGCCTCGTGCATCCTGCAGCTCGCGCTCGGCAACGTGGGCAAGTCGGGCGGCGGCACCAACATCTTCCGCGGCCATGACAACGTGCAGGGCGCCACCGACGTGGGCCCGAACCCCGATTCGCTGCCCGGCTACTACGGCCTGGTCGAAGGTTCCTGGAAGCACTTCGCCGCCACCTGGGGCGTCGACTTCGAGTGGATCAAGGGCCGCTTCGCGTCGCCCGCGATGATGAGCAAGCCCGGCATCACCGTGTCGCGCTGGATCGACGGCGTGCTCGAGAAGAACGAGCTGATCGACCAGGACTCGAACCTGCGCGGCGTGTTCTATTGGGGCCATGCGCCCAACTCGCAGACGCGCGGCCTCGAGATGAAGCGCGCCATGGACAAGCTCGACCTGCTCGTGGTGGTCGATCCCTATCCTTCGGCCACCGCTGCCATGGCGGCCATGCCCGGCAACCCCGACGATCTCAACAAGAACCGCGCCGTCTACCTGCTGCCCGCGTGCACGCAGTTCGAGACCAGCGGCTCCGTCACGGCGTCGAACCGCTCGCTCCAATGGCGCGAGAAGGTGATCGATCCGCTGTGGGAGAGCCGCAGCGACCACATGATCATGCAGCAGTTCGCCGACCGCCTGGGCTTCGGCAAGGAACTCAGCAAGAACTACAAGATGCAGAAGGTCAAGGGCATGGACGAGCCCCTGCCCGACGACATCCTGCGCGAGATCAACAAGACCTGCTGGGCCGTCGGCTACACCGGCCAGAGCCCCGAGCGGCTGCAGGCGCACATGCGCAACATGGACGCCTTCGACGTGCGCACGCTCAAGGCGAAGGCCGGCGTGAAGGACAAGGTCAACGGCTACGACATCACGGGCGACTACTTCGGCCTGCCGTGGCCCTGCTACGGCACGCCCGAGCTCAAGCACCCGGGCTCGCCCAACCTGTACGACACGTCCAAGCACGTGATGGAAGGCGGCGGCAATTTCCGCGCGAACTTCGGCGTGGAGCGCGACGGCAAGAACCTGCTGGCGGAAGACGGCTCGCATTCGCTCGGCGCCGACATCACTACCGGCTACCCCGAACTCGACCACGTGCTGCTCAAGAAGCTGGGCTGGTGGGACGAGCTCACCGAGGCCGAGAAGCCGAAGGCCGAGGGCAAGAACTGGAAGACCGACAGCTCGGGCGGCATGATCCGCGTGTTCATGAAGAACCACGGCTG
This genomic window from Variovorax paradoxus contains:
- a CDS encoding 4Fe-4S dicluster domain-containing protein, which gives rise to MTTTLICDCNQTMPLEPKTLGAALAESLPLHSTLCRREAPAFQRAIRSGDDVVVACTQERRLFTELAEQTEGATSPIRFVNIRETGGWSRDAKSASPKIAALLAVAHLPEPDPVSTVSYASQGRLLIVGPLDQAEKAAALVADSLQVSIFSTGPGATGGAQERRWPVMAGRIASLTGWLGAFSLRWTRDNPIDLDLCTRCNACLGACPEQAIGLDYQIDLAKCTSHRDCEKACSVAGAIHFGRAPETLDAGFDLVLDLGANALIDWHAPPQGYFHLAGGLAHAEGLSTLLRLRELVGEFEKPKFFDYKQKLCAHSRNEVVGCNACVEVCSAHAISSDKERQRIVVNPQLCVGCGACTTVCPTGALGYTYPRTPDQGRKLRTLLATYLGAGGRDATVLLHNEEGGQALVEQLGRAAQLGRGKPDGLGGVPAHVLPVALMHVASTGIDLWLSAVAFGASQVAVLSTGEEAPQYLDALKEQMAVAQALLAGLGYTGTHFHLIEAGSPAALDAALAGLRATRQRVPATAARFAVGAEKRGTLEMTLDHLMAQAPALSAPSNDAVPPLAIPLPAGSPFGAVTVNKDSCTLCLACVSACPASALQDNQNAPQLRFIEKNCVQCGLCETTCPENAIALVPRLLAAPERKQPVVLNEAKPWACIRCSKPFGTQKAIEAMLGKLAGHAMFQGEALERLKMCSDCRVIDLYSAQNEMKITQL
- a CDS encoding formate dehydrogenase, whose product is MQDSQAAGTKPASRRGFFLGAASAGAAVAAVSVLPKVAPAPAAVEAVAPAAKPAPEKGGGYSLSEHVKRYYKTASA
- a CDS encoding TorD/DmsD family molecular chaperone codes for the protein MSQFPVTTSALDEEIARAEVYGLLARLWYAAPDADLLGAFSVAPTEAPAAGAFLEEPWRQLVGAARGTDAAAVHAEYDALFGGMGKPEIYLFGSHYLSGFLNDKPLAQLRTDLARLGLARGEAVSESEDHVACLFEVMRYLIAGDDAAVANLAQQQAFFATHLQPWLPALCNAVAQHPKAHFYASLAGFTCAFAEIEVQGFDMLG
- a CDS encoding formate dehydrogenase subunit alpha; this encodes MLLTKKTAPANHVSRPGERESSSPFIHSLRRGLSGALPTMDRRAFLRRSGLGVGVGLAAGQLTLMRKAEAAGDARPAAVGAGKVEIKRTVCSHCSVGCASDAVVENGVWVRQEPVFDSPINLGAHCAKGAALREHGHGEYRLRYPMKLVNGKYERISWDTALNEITAKLKELRQASGPDSVYWIGSSKHSNEQSYLLRKFVSFWGSNNCDHQARICHSTTVAGVANTWGYGAMTNSYNDMRGAKVAMYIGSNAAEAHPVSMLHMLHAKEHGCKMIVVDPRFTRTAAKADEYVRIRSGSDIAFLFGILHHIFKNGWEDKQYINDRVFGMDKVREEVLAKWTPDKVEEACGVKEAQVLKVATWLNENRPGTVVWCMGQTQHTIGNAIVRASCILQLALGNVGKSGGGTNIFRGHDNVQGATDVGPNPDSLPGYYGLVEGSWKHFAATWGVDFEWIKGRFASPAMMSKPGITVSRWIDGVLEKNELIDQDSNLRGVFYWGHAPNSQTRGLEMKRAMDKLDLLVVVDPYPSATAAMAAMPGNPDDLNKNRAVYLLPACTQFETSGSVTASNRSLQWREKVIDPLWESRSDHMIMQQFADRLGFGKELSKNYKMQKVKGMDEPLPDDILREINKTCWAVGYTGQSPERLQAHMRNMDAFDVRTLKAKAGVKDKVNGYDITGDYFGLPWPCYGTPELKHPGSPNLYDTSKHVMEGGGNFRANFGVERDGKNLLAEDGSHSLGADITTGYPELDHVLLKKLGWWDELTEAEKPKAEGKNWKTDSSGGMIRVFMKNHGCHPFGNAKARAVVWNFPDAIPQHREPLYGNRPDLMAKYPTHDDKMAFWRLPTLYKSVQQKNIADKVHEKFPYVMTSGRLVEYEGGGEETRSNPWLAELQQEMFIEINPKVAAEKGIRNGERAWVHTPTGAKLNVQALVTERVGPDTVFMPFHFSGHWQGVDMLGYYPAGAAPVVRGEAINTGTTYGYDSVTMMQETKTTVCNVEKA